In Rhodanobacter humi, the following are encoded in one genomic region:
- a CDS encoding sensor histidine kinase, whose amino-acid sequence MKSIGARITFWFVLSVTLTLACLFVAGHQLLKNYVIHDLDLLNATEFGQIKARLGSDYPTLNGAIINERIRQTTEYASVLFYISIDSPKQGNLFRSKNLAGNPLPDVKGKRVYNGTIPGIGELRIAEFVLPPFDVSIGTPVGQMRRAMVAYSEVSLALLLGMILASIVIGLGLSRLMLRPVRLIGETANRIRSDNLTERIGVTGVDDEISDLARLLNQMFDRLESSFTQVRQFSAEVSHELKTPLSLVRLHAEKLLADGNLDPTQEEAILVQLEELARVNHMVDELLFLSRAEAQGVRMSLVPQDPHHFLQSFEQDVRALAEHQGRRLRYTHRGEGVVAFEERWLRQVVLNILTNALRASPPGGLITLRSEFVPRYWRVSVEDEGPGLTMDQCERAFDRFVRFHQSGEEDRGSGLGLAICRSIIQLHNGRIYAEPRADGGGLRVVFELPASDERVQNPV is encoded by the coding sequence ATGAAATCGATCGGCGCGCGCATCACGTTCTGGTTCGTACTGAGTGTCACGCTTACCCTGGCCTGCCTGTTCGTCGCCGGCCACCAACTGCTGAAGAACTACGTGATCCACGACCTGGACCTGCTCAATGCCACGGAATTCGGGCAGATCAAGGCGCGCCTTGGCTCGGACTATCCGACGCTGAATGGCGCGATCATCAACGAACGCATCCGCCAGACCACCGAATACGCCTCGGTGCTTTTCTATATCAGCATAGACTCGCCCAAACAGGGCAACCTGTTCCGCTCGAAGAACCTGGCCGGCAATCCGCTGCCCGACGTCAAAGGCAAGCGGGTCTACAACGGCACCATTCCCGGCATCGGCGAGCTGCGCATCGCCGAGTTCGTGCTGCCGCCGTTCGATGTCAGCATCGGTACGCCGGTGGGCCAGATGCGCCGCGCCATGGTGGCTTATTCCGAAGTCAGCCTCGCGCTGCTGTTGGGCATGATCCTGGCCAGCATCGTGATCGGCCTGGGCCTTTCCCGCCTGATGCTGCGACCGGTTCGACTGATTGGCGAAACGGCCAACCGCATTCGCTCCGACAATCTCACTGAACGCATCGGCGTCACCGGAGTCGACGACGAGATCTCCGATCTAGCACGCTTGTTGAACCAGATGTTCGATCGACTCGAATCCTCGTTCACCCAGGTACGCCAGTTCAGCGCCGAGGTATCGCACGAGCTCAAGACCCCGCTGTCGCTGGTGCGGCTGCATGCCGAGAAGCTGCTCGCCGACGGCAACCTGGATCCGACACAGGAGGAGGCCATACTGGTGCAACTGGAGGAACTGGCCCGCGTCAACCACATGGTGGATGAACTGCTGTTTCTGTCGCGCGCCGAGGCACAGGGCGTCCGCATGAGTCTGGTGCCGCAGGATCCACATCACTTTCTGCAGAGCTTCGAGCAGGATGTCCGCGCCTTGGCCGAGCACCAGGGACGGCGCCTGCGCTACACGCACCGCGGCGAGGGCGTGGTGGCTTTCGAGGAACGCTGGCTTCGACAAGTCGTCCTGAACATCCTCACGAATGCCTTGCGAGCCTCGCCGCCCGGCGGCCTGATCACGCTGCGCTCGGAGTTCGTGCCTCGTTACTGGAGGGTCAGTGTCGAGGATGAGGGACCGGGCTTGACCATGGATCAGTGCGAGCGGGCCTTCGACCGCTTCGTGCGCTTCCATCAGAGTGGCGAGGAGGATCGCGGCAGCGGCTTGGGCTTGGCGATCTGCCGCAGCATCATCCAATTGCACAATGGACGAATCTATGCCGAGCCGCGCGCAGACGGCGGGGGCCTGCGCGTGGTGTTCGAGCTGCCCGCCAGCGACGAGCGCGTGCAGAACCCTGTGTAA
- a CDS encoding response regulator transcription factor — MKILIVEDQQRLGQFLKQGLSECAYTVCWVGTCREARDALAETNYDVIILDLSLPDGDGLHLLSEWRRSGFNESVLILSARDAVEDRIKGLDLGADDYLPKPFSFDELLAHVRSLLRRQSAVKQTVITHRCVRMDLLSHTVKLRDQNVDLTSREFALLEIFMQNAGRTLTRSYISERIWPGLADNNLLDVYMSRLRTKLESNPTEPLFKTLRGIGYQLV, encoded by the coding sequence ATGAAGATTCTCATCGTCGAAGACCAGCAGCGCCTCGGCCAGTTTCTCAAGCAGGGGCTCAGTGAATGCGCCTACACGGTGTGCTGGGTCGGCACCTGCAGGGAGGCCCGCGATGCGCTAGCCGAAACCAACTATGACGTGATCATTCTCGACCTCAGCCTGCCCGATGGCGACGGCCTGCACCTGCTCTCGGAATGGCGCCGCTCCGGCTTCAACGAGTCCGTGCTCATCCTCAGCGCGCGCGACGCGGTGGAGGACCGCATCAAGGGTCTCGACCTCGGCGCCGACGATTACCTGCCCAAGCCCTTCAGCTTCGATGAACTGCTCGCCCACGTACGTTCCTTGCTGCGGCGCCAGTCGGCGGTAAAGCAGACCGTGATCACCCATCGCTGCGTACGCATGGATCTGTTGAGTCACACGGTCAAGCTGAGGGACCAGAACGTCGATCTCACCAGCCGGGAATTCGCGCTGCTCGAAATCTTCATGCAGAACGCGGGGCGCACCCTGACCCGCTCGTACATCTCGGAAAGAATCTGGCCCGGTTTGGCGGACAACAATCTGCTGGACGTCTACATGAGCCGCCTGCGCACCAAACTCGAGTCCAATCCGACCGAACCGCTGTTCAAGACGCTGCGCGGGATCGGCTATCAGCTGGTATGA
- a CDS encoding YncE family protein has translation MVRYALLLSTALLAPPLLAQTAAPNYAQHLVDETLAAHPDIAIMALHVTPPKQTDNIIIASNIGRIGKKADSDDMGVVNTGKPAMAVNAEGDHFEVELPLQDVTHDTVGAVSIVYPYKAGDDKAALAKNAETVRDELRRKISNVGNLTQPYQFDPAIPTHTYAQQLVDQTMAAHPRLLILMLHIVPPGKSTNVVVGTSIGRFGKAADDDDMRAINTGIPNLEVNGRRFEVETRLLDASGKTLGAVGIVLPYKPGDDKKALEREGFAIRDELRAKIPDLAKLMEPVAPVAVADPNPTASLIGRSTDWHPGYSGDFDHFGVDVKGNRLFLAAEDHGTVELFNLRTGAHERTLHGVETPHAFVYLPEHNRLILTDSGKGMTKIMDATTLKVVGHITLAPGADSAEYDSSTGHLYIVTGGKDVGMKDCFLNEVDPLTGHVYAKLRFDSDHVEAVKAEQHGSRLFVNVADQNYVAVVDKKTLKVIAHWPLSGAQTNLTMALDEADHRLFVGTRNPSKLFVLNTDTGATVAMLDAPATSDGLFWDSARKRVYVPGGDGYLGVFQQVTPNLYAARPWIASAIGAKSGIVVPQLDRLYLAASPGEHGKGGEILWFKLGN, from the coding sequence ATGGTTCGTTACGCACTTCTCCTGAGCACTGCCCTGCTCGCACCGCCGCTGCTGGCGCAGACGGCCGCGCCGAATTACGCCCAGCACCTGGTGGACGAAACGCTCGCCGCGCACCCGGACATCGCCATCATGGCGCTGCACGTGACGCCGCCGAAGCAGACCGACAACATCATCATCGCCTCCAATATCGGGCGCATCGGCAAGAAGGCCGACTCCGACGACATGGGTGTCGTCAACACCGGCAAGCCGGCCATGGCCGTGAACGCAGAAGGCGACCACTTCGAAGTCGAGTTGCCGCTGCAGGACGTCACCCACGACACCGTGGGTGCGGTGAGCATCGTCTACCCGTACAAGGCAGGCGACGACAAGGCTGCGCTGGCGAAAAATGCGGAGACGGTGCGCGACGAGTTGCGCCGCAAGATCTCCAACGTCGGCAACCTGACCCAGCCCTACCAGTTCGATCCGGCCATCCCGACGCATACCTATGCGCAGCAGTTGGTCGATCAGACCATGGCCGCGCATCCCAGGCTGCTGATCCTGATGCTGCACATCGTGCCGCCGGGCAAATCGACCAACGTGGTGGTGGGTACCAGCATCGGCCGTTTCGGCAAGGCGGCCGACGACGATGACATGCGCGCCATCAATACCGGTATTCCCAACCTCGAGGTCAACGGCCGCCGCTTCGAGGTCGAGACGCGCCTGCTCGACGCCAGCGGGAAGACCCTTGGCGCGGTGGGTATCGTGCTTCCGTACAAGCCTGGCGACGACAAGAAGGCACTTGAGCGTGAAGGCTTTGCCATCCGCGACGAGTTGCGCGCGAAGATCCCCGACTTGGCCAAGCTGATGGAGCCGGTCGCCCCGGTGGCTGTCGCCGATCCCAACCCGACGGCGAGCCTGATCGGACGCAGCACCGATTGGCACCCCGGCTATTCCGGCGACTTCGACCACTTCGGCGTCGACGTCAAGGGCAACCGGCTGTTCCTGGCGGCGGAGGATCACGGCACGGTGGAGCTGTTCAACCTGAGGACCGGCGCGCACGAGCGCACGCTCCACGGTGTCGAGACGCCACACGCCTTCGTCTACCTGCCCGAGCACAACCGGCTGATCCTCACCGACAGCGGCAAAGGCATGACCAAGATCATGGATGCGACCACCTTGAAGGTCGTGGGCCACATCACGTTGGCACCGGGTGCCGACTCGGCCGAATACGATTCCTCGACCGGCCACCTGTACATCGTCACCGGCGGCAAGGACGTCGGCATGAAGGACTGCTTCCTCAACGAGGTGGATCCGCTCACCGGCCATGTGTACGCCAAGCTGCGGTTCGACTCGGACCATGTCGAGGCAGTCAAGGCCGAGCAGCATGGCAGCCGGTTGTTCGTGAACGTGGCCGACCAGAACTACGTGGCCGTGGTCGACAAGAAGACGCTCAAGGTGATTGCGCACTGGCCGCTCAGCGGCGCCCAGACCAACCTGACGATGGCGCTGGACGAGGCCGACCACCGCCTGTTCGTCGGCACCCGCAATCCCAGCAAGCTGTTCGTGCTCAATACGGACACCGGCGCCACGGTGGCGATGCTGGATGCGCCGGCGACTTCGGACGGGCTGTTCTGGGACAGCGCCCGCAAGCGCGTCTACGTGCCCGGTGGCGACGGCTATCTCGGCGTGTTCCAGCAGGTCACCCCCAACCTCTACGCTGCGCGGCCGTGGATCGCCAGCGCCATCGGTGCCAAGTCGGGCATCGTCGTTCCGCAGCTGGATCGCCTGTACCTGGCCGCTTCGCCAGGTGAACACGGCAAGGGCGGCGAAATCCTCTGGTTCAAGCTGGGCAACTAG
- a CDS encoding YncE family protein, with the protein MMRPNRQRKAMPSRSRLVVPLALLCFALLPVPGRATSFYHLGSAVALPGKAPGWDYLTYDAARSHLFIGRRHDGVTVFDVTTHKLVATIAGTEGANKAILVPRLDRGFSVNSDGTSTEFALSSLKTIRHIHFGQSADAGSYEPVTGQLFFTMGDSRKVAFVDARSGKLVATLPLDSGNIEASAPDGHGNIFVAERDRDKVVRIDARTHTVTASWSTAPCHQPVGLDYDAGDQRIFVGCRSDRPVLAVLNAASGALVTTLPIGRGNDGVIYDQATHRIYTANGIDANLVVIKQTGPDGYALDQAITTRPMARTLALDTARDRVYLVAAEGGVDPAMKVNTAVAPFYPNFYFDQTFTVLTYQKN; encoded by the coding sequence ATGATGCGCCCGAACCGACAGCGAAAAGCGATGCCATCACGCAGCCGCCTGGTGGTGCCGCTCGCCTTGCTCTGCTTCGCGCTGCTGCCGGTACCGGGCCGCGCCACGAGCTTCTACCATCTCGGTTCCGCGGTGGCCTTGCCGGGCAAGGCACCGGGGTGGGATTACCTGACCTATGACGCCGCACGGTCGCACCTGTTCATCGGCCGCCGGCACGACGGCGTCACCGTCTTCGACGTGACCACGCACAAGCTGGTTGCCACGATTGCCGGCACCGAGGGCGCGAACAAGGCGATCCTGGTGCCTCGGCTCGATCGCGGGTTCAGCGTGAACTCCGATGGCACGAGCACCGAGTTCGCGCTGTCGTCGCTGAAAACCATCCGCCATATCCACTTCGGGCAGAGCGCCGACGCCGGCAGTTATGAGCCGGTCACCGGACAACTGTTCTTCACCATGGGCGACAGTCGCAAGGTGGCGTTCGTCGATGCCCGCAGCGGCAAGCTCGTCGCCACGTTGCCGCTGGACAGCGGCAACATCGAGGCATCGGCGCCGGACGGGCATGGCAATATCTTCGTCGCCGAGCGCGACCGCGACAAGGTGGTGCGCATCGATGCCCGCACGCATACCGTGACCGCCAGCTGGTCGACCGCGCCGTGCCACCAGCCCGTCGGGCTGGACTATGACGCCGGCGATCAACGCATCTTCGTCGGCTGCCGCAGCGACCGGCCGGTGCTGGCCGTGCTCAACGCGGCAAGCGGAGCCCTGGTAACCACGCTCCCGATCGGCCGCGGCAACGACGGCGTCATCTACGACCAGGCCACCCATCGCATCTACACGGCCAACGGGATTGACGCCAATCTGGTGGTGATCAAGCAGACAGGTCCCGACGGTTATGCGCTCGACCAGGCCATCACCACGCGGCCGATGGCACGGACCCTGGCATTGGATACGGCACGGGATCGCGTCTATCTGGTCGCCGCCGAAGG